A segment of the Georgenia sp. M64 genome:
CGCCGAGCGGGACGCCCACCTGCGCAGCGCCGACTTCTTCGACGCCGAGCAGTACCCCGAGATCGTCTTCACCTCGACCGCCGTGGACGAGGTGGAGGACAACACGTACATGGTCGCCGGCGACCTCACGATCCGCGACGTCACCAAGCACGTGGTCATCCCGCTCGAGGCCGTGGGCGTCCAGCGGGACCCCTCCGGGGCCCTCCGTGCAGGGTTCGAGGGCACCCGGCGGGTGAACCGCCGGGACTGGGGCCTGGAGTGGCAGGTCGCGCTGGACACGGGCGGCGTGCTCGTCTCGGAGAAGATCACCCTCGAGTTCGAGATCTCCGCGGTGAAGATCGAGGACTACGGCAGCTAGGCCCGCGGCCGCCGGCCGGGCCGGCCGGTCGACAGCCGGGCGTCCGGCCGGACCTCAGACCGA
Coding sequences within it:
- a CDS encoding YceI family protein — its product is MPEIDAQLGGEWMFDPSHTRIGFSARHAMVTKVRGAFNEIDGRMHVDADDLSRSTVTVRLRTASVDTRNAERDAHLRSADFFDAEQYPEIVFTSTAVDEVEDNTYMVAGDLTIRDVTKHVVIPLEAVGVQRDPSGALRAGFEGTRRVNRRDWGLEWQVALDTGGVLVSEKITLEFEISAVKIEDYGS